The following proteins are encoded in a genomic region of Burkholderia diffusa:
- the groL gene encoding chaperonin GroEL (60 kDa chaperone family; promotes refolding of misfolded polypeptides especially under stressful conditions; forms two stacked rings of heptamers to form a barrel-shaped 14mer; ends can be capped by GroES; misfolded proteins enter the barrel where they are refolded when GroES binds), whose translation MPAKSLVFHQDARQRLLKGVNAIAEAVKITLGPGGRNVIVERIGTAPLVANSGVVVAGAVDLPDPFEEMGARLLREVATRTSEVAGDGTTTATTLAQAIVAEGIKCVTAGHDPMALKRAIEAAGRDVVAELHRVSKPCASADEMRQIATISASGDSTIGALVAQAVERVGRDGAISIEDGTKLDDELETVDGSLIDRGYLSPLFVDSDNHRIVLDEPRILLCDMNISAIAQLLPVLEALSSTGKPLLVVANEVEGEALATLVVNHLRGTLKSCAIRSPGFGEARTEQLADLAALTGATVISVQAGRTLERTTLDDLGAARRVEITRETTTVIAGRGERKHIDDRVQALRTRIAATPAGYEHDALTRRLTKLAGGVAVIRVGAATETALRERKNRFEDALHATRAAMEEGIVPGGGVALLRARRALEGNGAYLTDAQRTGARIVHDALASPLRQIAENAGADAQAVVHAVDAATGPFGYDAATATYGDMIAAGIVDPVKVARSALQNAISVASLLLTTDCMIAHRTRTASSPGAAEPGNWGAEPG comes from the coding sequence GTGCCCGCAAAATCGCTTGTCTTTCATCAGGATGCTCGCCAGCGGCTGCTCAAAGGCGTCAATGCGATCGCCGAGGCAGTGAAGATCACGCTCGGCCCCGGCGGGCGCAACGTGATCGTCGAGCGGATCGGCACCGCGCCGCTGGTCGCGAACTCGGGCGTCGTCGTCGCCGGCGCCGTCGACCTGCCCGACCCGTTCGAGGAAATGGGCGCCCGATTGTTGCGCGAAGTGGCAACCCGTACGAGCGAAGTCGCCGGCGACGGCACGACTACCGCCACCACCCTGGCGCAGGCAATCGTTGCCGAAGGCATCAAGTGCGTCACTGCCGGACACGATCCGATGGCGCTCAAGCGCGCGATCGAAGCGGCTGGCCGCGACGTCGTCGCCGAACTGCACCGCGTGTCAAAACCGTGCGCGAGCGCGGACGAGATGCGCCAGATCGCGACGATTTCCGCCAGCGGCGACAGCACGATCGGCGCGCTCGTCGCTCAGGCCGTCGAGCGTGTGGGCAGGGACGGCGCGATCAGCATCGAGGACGGCACCAAGCTCGACGACGAGCTCGAGACGGTGGACGGCTCGCTGATCGATCGCGGATATTTGTCGCCGCTGTTCGTCGATTCGGACAATCATCGCATCGTCCTCGACGAGCCGCGCATCCTGCTCTGCGACATGAACATCAGCGCGATCGCACAACTGCTGCCGGTACTCGAGGCGCTCAGCAGCACCGGCAAGCCGCTTCTCGTCGTCGCGAACGAAGTGGAAGGCGAAGCGCTGGCGACCCTCGTCGTCAACCACCTGCGCGGCACGCTGAAATCGTGCGCGATCCGCTCGCCCGGATTCGGTGAGGCACGCACCGAGCAGCTCGCCGATCTCGCCGCGCTGACGGGCGCGACGGTCATTTCGGTTCAGGCCGGACGGACGCTCGAGCGCACGACGCTGGACGATCTCGGTGCCGCGCGGCGCGTCGAGATCACGCGCGAGACGACGACCGTCATTGCCGGGCGAGGCGAACGCAAGCACATCGACGACCGAGTCCAGGCGTTGCGCACGCGTATCGCGGCGACACCGGCCGGATACGAGCACGACGCGCTGACGCGCCGGTTGACGAAACTCGCGGGCGGCGTCGCGGTGATTCGCGTCGGCGCCGCGACGGAGACTGCGCTGCGCGAGCGCAAGAATCGCTTCGAGGACGCGTTGCATGCAACGCGCGCCGCGATGGAGGAAGGCATTGTGCCGGGCGGTGGCGTCGCACTGCTGCGTGCGCGGCGCGCGCTCGAAGGCAATGGCGCATACCTGACGGATGCGCAGCGCACCGGCGCGCGGATCGTGCATGACGCACTGGCATCTCCGCTGCGTCAAATCGCTGAAAATGCCGGGGCGGACGCACAGGCCGTCGTACACGCGGTCGATGCCGCGACCGGACCGTTCGGCTATGACGCGGCGACGGCGACATATGGCGACATGATTGCTGCCGGCATCGTCGACCCGGTCAAGGTCGCGCGTTCGGCGCTGCAGAACGCGATCTCGGTCGCGTCGCTGCTGCTCACGACGGATTGCATGATCGCGCATCGCACACGCACGGCCTCGTCACCGGGCGCTGCGGAACCGGGAAACTGGGGTGCCGAACCCGGCTGA
- a CDS encoding phosphoribosyltransferase: MSNIFQNRTDAGKQLAAVLERYAGRSDVVVLALPRGGVPVGYQVARQLRCPFDVLVVRKLGTPRNPELALGAIATGDALYLNQSVLRAIPVTEQQVLDVIARERVVLHQREVAYREGRPPLAIDGKTVIVVDDGMATGSTMQAALNALRTRRPTRIVVAVPVCPTGAEARFASMADDFVYVVQSDWFMGISQFYADFAQTTDDEVRACLAAAQDWQQDVSSNDDGHVRTSAPENDTP, from the coding sequence ATGAGTAACATTTTTCAGAATCGCACCGACGCGGGCAAGCAACTCGCCGCAGTGCTGGAGCGTTACGCCGGACGCAGCGATGTCGTGGTACTGGCGTTGCCACGCGGAGGCGTGCCGGTCGGCTATCAGGTAGCGAGGCAATTGCGCTGCCCCTTCGACGTCCTTGTCGTGCGCAAACTGGGTACGCCCCGGAATCCGGAGCTTGCGCTCGGGGCAATCGCGACCGGCGATGCACTCTATCTCAACCAGTCGGTACTGCGCGCCATCCCCGTCACAGAGCAGCAGGTCCTCGACGTCATCGCGCGCGAACGTGTCGTCCTGCATCAACGCGAAGTGGCGTACCGGGAAGGGCGGCCGCCCCTGGCGATAGACGGTAAAACCGTCATTGTCGTCGATGACGGCATGGCGACTGGATCAACGATGCAAGCGGCCCTTAACGCGCTGCGTACACGGCGCCCGACGCGAATTGTCGTCGCGGTGCCGGTGTGCCCAACCGGGGCTGAAGCCCGGTTTGCTTCGATGGCGGATGACTTCGTCTATGTGGTGCAGTCGGACTGGTTCATGGGCATTAGCCAGTTCTATGCCGACTTTGCGCAAACGACCGACGATGAGGTACGCGCCTGCCTTGCCGCCGCGCAGGACTGGCAACAGGACGTTTCGAGCAATGATGACGGGCACGTGCGCACCTCGGCACCGGAGAATGACACGCCTTGA
- a CDS encoding erythromycin esterase family protein: MQPPKTPFLAVRALGQRMNGDCTDYDALVEMARGRDLILLGEATHGTAEFYRMRGEITLRLIAEQGFDTIAIEGDWPDVWRIDRFVQGDATDDASSALDDFERFPVWMWRNREVCDFISALRGINATRPQRDRVGVYGLDLYSLYRSADAVIRYLEGVDPAEAALARERYAALDHVREPQAYGYAAAFGTRPAAQAGAVQQLLQLRADQFDYLARDGTDALDAQFFAEQNARVVVNAEAYYRGMFGSRLNTWNLRDAHMASTLFALTRYRVRRGGSGKVIVWAHNSHLGDARATESRRRGEWNLGQIVREKARHRALLVGFTTYTGHVSAASNWDGEVEQKWVRPAQPDSWEHLFHTTGYDRFFLPMQDDNSSVLDEARLERAIGVLYLPQTERQSHYFEAALASQFDALFHLDETAAVEPLEPTAVWHDRENSVQAL, translated from the coding sequence ATGCAGCCACCCAAAACCCCATTCCTGGCCGTTCGCGCGCTCGGGCAGCGCATGAACGGCGATTGCACCGACTACGACGCGCTGGTAGAAATGGCGCGAGGCCGTGATCTGATTTTGCTTGGCGAGGCAACTCACGGCACCGCGGAGTTCTACCGCATGCGGGGTGAAATCACGCTGAGGCTCATCGCCGAGCAGGGCTTCGATACCATCGCCATTGAAGGCGATTGGCCCGACGTATGGCGAATCGACCGTTTCGTGCAGGGCGACGCGACCGACGACGCTTCGTCCGCGCTTGACGACTTCGAGCGCTTCCCCGTATGGATGTGGCGCAATCGAGAGGTGTGTGACTTCATTTCGGCGCTGCGCGGGATCAATGCGACGCGGCCACAGCGAGACCGGGTCGGCGTCTATGGACTCGACCTTTATAGCCTCTATCGTTCTGCCGACGCCGTGATTCGCTACCTTGAGGGCGTGGACCCGGCAGAAGCCGCGCTGGCACGCGAGCGCTACGCGGCGCTCGATCATGTTCGGGAGCCGCAGGCCTATGGTTATGCTGCGGCGTTTGGCACTCGGCCCGCCGCTCAGGCTGGAGCAGTGCAGCAACTTCTCCAATTGCGAGCCGACCAATTCGACTATCTCGCCCGCGATGGCACCGATGCACTCGACGCGCAGTTCTTCGCCGAGCAGAATGCGCGGGTCGTGGTCAATGCAGAAGCCTACTACCGTGGAATGTTCGGTAGCCGATTGAACACGTGGAATCTTCGCGACGCTCACATGGCCAGCACGCTGTTCGCGCTGACGCGCTACCGCGTGCGCCGCGGCGGTAGCGGGAAGGTGATCGTCTGGGCGCACAACTCGCATCTCGGCGACGCCCGCGCAACGGAGTCACGGCGGCGCGGGGAGTGGAACCTTGGTCAGATCGTGCGCGAAAAGGCTCGACATCGGGCGTTGCTGGTCGGATTCACGACGTACACCGGGCATGTATCGGCTGCTTCGAACTGGGACGGCGAGGTCGAGCAGAAGTGGGTGCGTCCGGCTCAACCCGATAGTTGGGAGCATCTTTTCCACACCACTGGCTATGATCGTTTCTTTTTGCCGATGCAGGATGACAACTCGAGCGTGCTCGACGAAGCTCGGCTCGAGCGCGCAATCGGCGTGCTGTATCTGCCACAAACGGAGCGGCAAAGTCACTATTTCGAAGCAGCCCTCGCCTCGCAATTCGACGCGCTCTTTCATCTCGACGAAACGGCTGCGGTTGAGCCGCTCGAACCGACGGCAGTCTGGCACGACCGTGAGAACAGCGTCCAGGCACTTTAG
- a CDS encoding archease gives MRGTGESLAEAFEQAALALTACVSAPAGIRTTCTVDICCNAPDLDLLLVDWLNAVIYEMATRRMLFGRYVVSIDGTRLVARIAGEEVDVERHRPAVEPKGATYTALHVGRDMRDRWIAQCVVDV, from the coding sequence GTGCGTGGCACGGGCGAGTCGCTTGCCGAAGCGTTCGAACAAGCGGCGCTTGCGCTAACCGCATGTGTGAGCGCACCGGCCGGCATACGCACGACGTGCACGGTTGACATATGCTGCAATGCCCCCGATCTTGACTTGCTGCTCGTCGATTGGCTCAATGCGGTGATCTACGAAATGGCGACGCGTCGGATGCTGTTTGGCCGGTACGTGGTGTCGATTGACGGCACACGGCTTGTCGCACGCATTGCCGGCGAGGAAGTGGACGTTGAGCGACATCGGCCGGCGGTCGAACCGAAGGGCGCAACCTATACGGCGTTGCATGTCGGCCGCGACATGCGCGACCGGTGGATCGCACAATGCGTGGTCGACGTCTGA
- a CDS encoding HPF/RaiA family ribosome-associated protein yields MKPPFELVFQGMPRSEALEAAAARHASRLGRFRQDISHCRVNVVLDEKHDHQGKPFNIRIEVTIPGHQLVSSKECEEDVYVALRNAFGNVTRMLEYTTRKQRGRGKRDDERPASPVTQSQGHA; encoded by the coding sequence ATGAAGCCACCTTTCGAACTGGTATTTCAAGGCATGCCGCGCTCGGAAGCGCTCGAGGCGGCAGCCGCCCGGCATGCATCCAGACTCGGTCGATTCCGGCAGGACATCTCGCATTGCAGGGTCAATGTCGTGCTGGACGAGAAGCACGATCACCAGGGGAAACCGTTCAATATCCGGATCGAAGTCACGATTCCCGGACATCAACTGGTATCCAGCAAGGAATGCGAAGAAGACGTCTACGTCGCGCTGCGCAATGCCTTCGGCAACGTCACGAGAATGCTCGAATATACGACACGGAAGCAGCGAGGCCGCGGCAAACGTGACGATGAACGCCCGGCCAGTCCCGTCACGCAATCCCAGGGGCACGCATAG
- a CDS encoding dienelactone hydrolase family protein has product METLQVEIPVDHVTLGGILGIPGGARAVVVFVHGSGSSRFSPRNRQVAACLHHAGFATLLFDLLTPEEQRQDDVDATYRFDIALLARRLEATLAWLAQRSDVGLLRVGLFGASTGAAAALVAAARTRSVGAVVSRGGRPDLARTALPSVCAPTLLIVGELDTEVIRLNRKAAEQLTCEHRMAIVAGATHLFEEPGALDEVSRLASGWFVRWLGARSF; this is encoded by the coding sequence ATGGAGACGCTGCAGGTGGAGATTCCCGTTGATCATGTAACGCTGGGCGGGATTCTGGGGATCCCCGGTGGCGCCCGCGCGGTCGTCGTATTCGTGCACGGCAGCGGCAGCAGCCGCTTCAGTCCACGCAACCGGCAAGTGGCGGCATGTCTGCATCATGCGGGTTTCGCAACGCTGCTGTTCGACCTGCTGACGCCCGAGGAGCAGCGACAAGACGATGTCGACGCGACGTACCGTTTCGATATCGCGCTGCTGGCTCGCCGCCTGGAGGCGACCCTTGCGTGGCTGGCGCAAAGGAGCGATGTCGGGTTGCTCAGGGTCGGCCTGTTCGGCGCGAGCACTGGCGCTGCAGCAGCGCTCGTCGCGGCTGCGCGGACGCGTTCGGTCGGCGCCGTCGTGTCGAGGGGCGGGCGGCCTGACCTCGCGCGGACGGCGCTCCCGTCGGTCTGCGCGCCAACACTGTTGATCGTTGGCGAACTCGACACCGAGGTGATTCGGCTGAATCGTAAGGCCGCCGAGCAACTGACCTGTGAGCACCGCATGGCAATCGTGGCGGGCGCGACGCACCTGTTCGAAGAGCCCGGCGCGCTTGACGAAGTGTCGCGCCTTGCCTCCGGCTGGTTCGTACGTTGGCTGGGTGCCCGGTCGTTCTGA
- a CDS encoding RtcB family protein → MDLMSLERHGEFEWHIPVQDRMRVPGIIYADRRLIQDMDDKVLVQIRNVACLPGIVGASYAMPDAHWGYGFPIGGVAAFDPGSGGVISAGGVGFDISCGVRTLLTGLTRECVEPLKARLADALFAHIPAGVGSTGAMHLSASKMDEMLTGGAAWAVDQGYGNRDDLVRIEENGRILHAKPGAVSDLAKKRQRDEMGTLGSGNHYLEVQAITEIFEPRIAGTFGLHPGQVVVTIHCGSRGLGHQIGTEYLREMVITAKSYGIDLPDRELACAPIASDLGERYLGAMRAATNCALANRQILTHLTREVFATMFPDAVLTLLYDVSHNTCKKESHRVDGRERMLFVHRKGATRAFGPGHPELPEGLRESGQPVLIGGSMGTASYVLAGAQTGDTERAFGSACHGAGRAMSRTEATRHWRGRALIDALAERGIEVRSRSDRGVAEEAPGAYKDVDAVVAAAASAGLARKVARLVPIACIKG, encoded by the coding sequence ATGGACCTCATGTCGCTCGAGCGTCACGGCGAATTCGAATGGCATATTCCCGTGCAGGACAGGATGCGGGTGCCCGGCATCATCTACGCCGATCGCCGACTGATCCAGGACATGGACGATAAAGTGCTCGTTCAGATCCGCAACGTTGCATGTTTGCCGGGCATCGTTGGCGCCTCGTATGCCATGCCCGACGCGCATTGGGGTTATGGCTTTCCGATCGGCGGTGTCGCTGCGTTCGATCCAGGATCGGGCGGAGTCATCTCCGCAGGAGGAGTCGGTTTCGATATTTCATGTGGCGTGAGAACACTCTTGACCGGGTTGACGCGTGAGTGCGTCGAGCCGTTGAAGGCCCGTCTCGCCGACGCACTTTTCGCGCATATTCCGGCAGGCGTTGGAAGCACCGGGGCGATGCATCTCTCTGCATCGAAAATGGACGAGATGCTGACAGGCGGCGCGGCGTGGGCCGTAGACCAGGGCTATGGCAACCGCGACGATCTTGTGCGGATCGAGGAAAACGGCAGAATCCTGCATGCGAAGCCCGGCGCCGTGTCGGATCTTGCCAAGAAACGTCAGCGCGACGAGATGGGCACGCTGGGTTCCGGCAATCACTATCTCGAAGTGCAGGCGATCACTGAGATCTTCGAGCCTCGGATTGCCGGCACATTCGGCCTTCACCCCGGACAGGTGGTCGTGACGATCCACTGCGGTTCACGCGGACTCGGGCATCAGATCGGCACCGAGTATCTCCGAGAGATGGTCATTACCGCAAAAAGCTACGGGATCGATCTGCCGGATCGCGAGCTCGCGTGCGCTCCGATTGCGTCGGATCTGGGCGAGCGCTATCTCGGTGCGATGCGTGCGGCGACCAATTGTGCGCTGGCGAACCGGCAGATCCTCACGCATCTCACGCGCGAAGTGTTCGCGACCATGTTCCCCGACGCTGTGTTGACGCTGCTCTACGATGTGTCGCACAACACATGCAAGAAAGAATCGCATCGTGTCGATGGTCGCGAACGGATGTTGTTCGTGCATCGGAAGGGCGCGACACGCGCGTTCGGCCCCGGACATCCGGAGTTGCCGGAAGGTCTGCGCGAGTCGGGGCAACCCGTGTTGATCGGCGGCAGCATGGGAACGGCATCATACGTACTGGCGGGCGCTCAGACGGGTGATACCGAGCGCGCATTCGGTTCGGCCTGCCACGGCGCGGGGCGCGCGATGAGCCGGACGGAAGCGACTCGGCACTGGCGCGGCCGTGCACTCATCGATGCACTGGCCGAGCGCGGCATCGAGGTGCGCAGCCGATCCGATCGAGGTGTCGCCGAAGAGGCGCCGGGCGCATATAAAGACGTCGATGCGGTCGTCGCTGCTGCCGCGTCTGCAGGTCTCGCCCGCAAGGTTGCACGGCTCGTGCCGATCGCCTGCATCAAGGGTTAG